The Streptomyces sp. JB150 genomic interval CGGCAGCGACTTCGCCCGTCTGTCGAGAAAGGTCGCCGCCGCCGGGCTGTTGGAACGCCGTCCCGGCTACTACGCGCTGCGGACCACGGTGGTGGCCGGGCTCTACGTCGGTGGGTGGGCCGCAGTCGTGCTCGTCGGCGACAGTTGGTGGACGCTGGCGGTCGCCGCCTTCCTTGCCGTCGTTTTCGGCCAGGTCGCCCTGCTCGCCCATGACGCAGCGCACCGCCAGGTGTTCCGCCGACGCCGGGCCAGCGAGGTGTCCGGACGGATCGCCGGTGCCGGTATCGGGATGGGCTACGGCTGGTGGCAGGACAAGCACACCCGCCACCACGCCAACCCCAACCACGAAGAACTCGACCCCGACCTCGACCCCGACCTGCTGGTCTGGTCCCAGGACCAGGCACGGGCCGCCAAGGGGCTCCCCCGCCTGATCGGCCGCTGGCAGGCGTTCCTGTTCTTCCCGCTCCTCACTCTGGAGGGCTTCAACCTGCACGTGTCGAGCGCGAAGGCGCTGGCCAATCGTTCGCTCAAGCACCGCACGCTCGACGGCGTCCTGCTGTTCGCGCACTTCGCGCTCTACCTGAGCGTGCTGCTGTGGCTGCTGCCGCCCGGCATGGCGATCGCCTTCCTCGCCGTCCACCAAGGCCTGTTCGGTGTCTACCTGGGTTCCGCCTTCGCCCCCAACCACAAGGGCATGCCCATCCTGAAGGGCGCGGACCGTCCCGACTTCCTCCGTCGCCAGGTGCTCACCTCACGCAACGTGCGCGGCGGCAGGCTCACCGACATCGCACTGGGCGGGCTGAATCACCAGATCGAGCACCATCTGTTTCCCAGCATGCCCAGCCCCAACCTGCGCAAGGCCCGGACCATCGTGCGGGACCATTGCCGGGAACTGGGTGTCGAGTACGTGGAGACCGGGTTGATCGCCTCCTACCGGTTGGCCCTCGCCAGTCTCCACCGGGCCGGAGCACCGCTGCGGCCCGCACGGGTCCACACCTGAGGGACCTGCCGGAGCCGTCCGCGTGCTGTGGTCACCGTAGGTCTTCCAGCTGCATACGGAGACCGGGCGTCGACGCCCTCCGTGCGGGAGCCCAGGGGCCGTGGCACCGAGAGATCAGTCGTCTTCCTGTTCCTGGCCCCGGCATCCGGGGGTGACGTGAACCCAGCTTGGCCGGGAAGCTGCGGACGCCTCGCCTTCGCCGCCGAAACCGTCGCGGCGGTCACGCCCGGCGGTGATCCGTCAGCCCGACGGACCGCGCCCGCTCCCGGTGTCGATGAGGATCTGTTCCGCCTGGCTGACGTTGTCCGCCCGGACCGCTTGGGCCATCGCGGCGCGGGCGGCGTCCGGTGCCGCGTCCGGCGGGACCACCAGCAGCGAGAAGAGGTCCCGCTCGCCCCGCGTGATCAGGACCGTGTCGTCACCGACCGGAAAGGAATCGATGTGCACCACGCAGTCGTCCACGAGGATGCGCGTCGGCAGTCCCTCCCAAGCTGCGGTGTCCAGCCCCACGCGGGTCACGGGGCCGAGGTGGGCGATGAGGGCACGCAGCAGCGCGGGCAGCTCGGCACCCATGTCGCGCGAGCGCGGCCACCACGCACCATCGAGGACACCTTCACGTGATGCGGTCGTCTCCAGCCGGAGAAGCGCAGAACCCGGCCGCAGGGCCTCGTGGGCACCGCTGGGCAGACGCCGGGGAACAGCAGGTGGATCCGAGCTGGTCATGAGGACCACCCGTCTGTAGGGCAGGTGCGACAACGGGACCGCCTCGCACCTGCCACGCTACTCCTGGTCCCACGCGCACCGGCGTCTCCGCAAGCGCCCTCTGCCCTAAGCGAGCGTTTCCGCAGGTCGCGCCCACACCCGCTGGAACTCCTCGGCCGAGATGACCTCCAGCGGATCCTCGTCAGGGTCGACCGCTCGGTCGGTCAGGCCGCCGTGCTCGTCCTCCAGGTGCTGCCGGCTGTACCGGTGGAGTCGGCCGGCCGACGTCACCTCGGCCTGCTTGATGACGATCAACTCGCCGCGGTCGGGTACGGCTTCGAAGTACCACAGACCGCCCTCCTCGTCGGCGTGGCGGAAGTAGTGCCGCGAGGTGG includes:
- a CDS encoding acyl-CoA desaturase, whose translation is MSSNTTVRPPPSEASGSDFARLSRKVAAAGLLERRPGYYALRTTVVAGLYVGGWAAVVLVGDSWWTLAVAAFLAVVFGQVALLAHDAAHRQVFRRRRASEVSGRIAGAGIGMGYGWWQDKHTRHHANPNHEELDPDLDPDLLVWSQDQARAAKGLPRLIGRWQAFLFFPLLTLEGFNLHVSSAKALANRSLKHRTLDGVLLFAHFALYLSVLLWLLPPGMAIAFLAVHQGLFGVYLGSAFAPNHKGMPILKGADRPDFLRRQVLTSRNVRGGRLTDIALGGLNHQIEHHLFPSMPSPNLRKARTIVRDHCRELGVEYVETGLIASYRLALASLHRAGAPLRPARVHT
- a CDS encoding DUF5994 family protein, producing MTSSDPPAVPRRLPSGAHEALRPGSALLRLETTASREGVLDGAWWPRSRDMGAELPALLRALIAHLGPVTRVGLDTAAWEGLPTRILVDDCVVHIDSFPVGDDTVLITRGERDLFSLLVVPPDAAPDAARAAMAQAVRADNVSQAEQILIDTGSGRGPSG